tttagttGACATATGCTgaaaattagaaaatattttatttttattgtaaaataattgaTTAGATTAGAATTTGATTAGATTGTGAATATTGTCTCAAAAGTCATGGAAAATTATTGGTAAAAATGTGTACGAACCCTGTAAACTGTAGGCAGCATATGCTTGCAGTTTATTATGAAGTTAGTAATCTGGTATTCTTTTCCGAACATAACCACTGTGCAGCCATGAAAAACATTTAATGCAAATATTAAGGCTTAAACTGTTTGAGCATACACACATATTGGCAAGCATTGGTGTTGCATTTTTAAGTGCTGTTTATGTTGTAGATCTGTCTCTGGCTGTTCCCATGGTGAACTCCCTCACATTTCTGTTCACGTTACTAATGGGTAAATTGCTTGGAGAAGAGGTTGAAGGAAAGAGTAAGTAGCTTCTGTTCTACTAacatctctctccatctctctctgtgtGGCTACACAGGTCTATGACTCTGTCTCTCTGCTCATGTAGGAGCTGTGCTGGGTATGTTGCTCATCATGTCTGGAGTGACAGCGTGCGTGCTGAGTTCAGTCTCTGAGATGGACAGCGCAGGAGCCCGCAACACAAGTGACCACTACATTCCACTGGACTAGGAGGAGGACTGTAGATCTGCTCCAGCCATGTTAtcacacttcacacacacacacactcatccaacACAATATATGTGCTGCTCCATTTTCAGTATGTGCTGCTTTATATCTGTACTTGAACCATGCTGGTTAAAAATCCAAATATTTTGCACTTTAATTGCAACTGTGGAAAGAGTAACTTTTAAGTGTGTGGATTGTGGAACATACAAAATAGTTGTATATATTGTACTattaactgatatttatatggattcatattaatataatgtGAAAGTGCCCAgtgtttaaatacttttattttaaatgtcttttacatcgaggtattatttttgttaaacagaagaaataaaaaaattaaaacatttctcaGTGAATCTCTGCATGCTGTAAGATCACTGTTACTTTGCTAGGGTACATTATTTTAAAAGCTATTCATTCACCAAAACAGTGCTAATTTCATAGCAAACTCCACGTTCAGAGAATCTGCTAGATTAGTAAGGTGCGTCTCTGTCTCCTGCATCATCCTCAGCCTGGAGAGGTCGCTCCGCATCCCTGTCTGTCTGTTCCTCATGGGAAACCCCattctgatacacacacacacacacacacagatcaacaCAATGTGTTTAGATGGTTAATATTTACACAGAATTTACAATAATAGCTAAATATGTACATCTACCACATCTAATTATCTGTAACAGGTCTGATAATGGACTATGAAAGGGATGTATTAATAAAGATATTTAATTGCTTTAGttagaaaaaaggtacaaagatGTCACAGAGGCAGTTTCTTAAGGTGCAAGCTATGAAAGGTAaatttttgtaccttatttagTCCTAAATGATACATATTAGTATATTTTGAAAGGGTACTGCAACAGTGACAGTTtggtatattttaatttaaattaatgacACTATAAAATACTACAGCATAATTTGCATATATGATTGAATGCATCAAATATATTGAATAAATCTCATAAACTGACaggtttgtgttgtgttacttcaCTTCGTGGGGAATGTTTAGAGACTTTgggtgatgaagatgatgaagaagatCTGGAATGCCGTTTGGGTgactcctaatatatatataaaatagaaaaaaactattatatttatatattattatactataagGTTTTATTACTATACAGATGGCAGGCCTGAAAAACAAATCAGCAtgattgtatattatataataatactataaccattctatatatacatataaaaacattttaagccAATTCAATTCCATGTAAGCCTAAGTGAAACCCAAAGATGTTAATATGCACAAAAAAGTTAAGTGCTCAATGCTTAGTGTCTTACAACATCTTGTTTGTTTGTATCATGCTGAGACTCTTTGCTGGATGTGTATCCCTGCTGTGCTTCTCTCTGTGGAGCTGACGTGTCCTCCCATGTCTCCCTCTCAGACACTATGAGCTCAGATGATGGCCTGTGCAGTTCAGCTGAATTTCTCTTTAATACAACAAACGAAATGAGTTATTTCATTATCAAGTCATTATTACATTCAGGTGTATTTCACACACTCACATGATTTGTGTTGGCTGTATTAAAATGGTTACTTTCAATAAGCTCCTCATCCTCCACAACCCCTGCTTCTCTCTGAAATGATAACCATTTTTATAGTAAATGAGATGAGTTGAGACAAAAGAAGATTAGACATCCACCTGGTCAATGGGAAGCTCTACAGCTGTGTTTTCATCCTCTGTGACCTCCTCGGCACCTCGAACCTCCTCCCTCATCCTGCTCTTGGAGGCCTTAAACACACTGGGCTCATCTAACACAAGTAAACAATATCACACAAGAAAGATTTCAACACTTTAACAAATAGTTACATTTTAGACAAAGTATGgcatactatttttttttgttcattcagCATTCACCTATTGCGGTTCTAGGAGGGGGTCTGTTTGTGGGAGGGTGTCTACGGACTCTAACAGGTCTGGCGTAGAAAACAGAGttttcctctctttctcctcttcttcctctcctCTTAACCGGCTGAGGGGAGCTCTCTCGCTCAACCTCATCTCCTGTGGACTTCACACGCCTGCCTTCCCTCTAAAGCAGTAAAGAAGGCAAGagatctatctatatatatatttattgtgtgtgtgtgtgtgtgtatgtgtgtgaaaaaaaGTATCTGTTTTTTACCTCAGGTAAATTCATTAGGGTGGAGTCACTGTGGCTCTCCTGGGGAAACATCTTTCTACTCTGAGTTGGATCGTCATGAGAGAATAATAAAGAACTTCAACAGAACAAATGTctaattgaaatatatttgtctttacatattaaaaataactatgcAGTGAAGTCCATAAGTCTGAGACCTCATTAAAAGTTCTGggagtaaaaatataatttagacctgaaaataaatgttttacaaaaaaaaaaataaagaaatgttcaCTTTAATAAATGTACATCTTTTTAATGATTTCTAATGTTTTTAGAtacaacatttataattttctcAGATATATTTCAACTCCACTGTATATTAATTGTAAATACTACCTCAATTCTTCTCTGTAATCCTCTGTCTCCTGTATAATGTCTACAGTGAAGACAGAGAGATCCTGTTTAAAAGGGTTTAATTTATacttacactaccgttcaaagtttggggtctgtacttttttttatatttctgaaagaagtcttttttgctcaccaaggctgcatttatttgcttcaGAGTTAagcagtaatattgcaaaatattattacaattcaaaacaaatcttttctattttaatatattataaaatgtaatttattcctgtgatggtaaacctgaattttcagcagcatttactcaagtcttcagtgtcgcatggtCCTACTATAATTCTAATGCACTgttttagtgctcaagaaacatttattattatcaatgttgaaaacagttgcgctgCTTAAAATCTTTGTGTAAattttgatacttttttcaggattcttttcaGATTCTTCTTTAGTGATTAGAGAGataatagaaaatacatttatattcaaaacaatttagattttgtaacattttaaatgtctttactgtcacttttgatcaatttaatattaatgcattcttgtttaaataaaagtaatcatttctttaaaaaaaaaaaacactcacagaccccagacttttgaatattATTGTATGTGCATAATAAATAcatcataaatacatacataaataccaTCTATTGCAATTATCTACCAACATCACCTGTCTGCACTGTTGCCTGTTGCTTTGTTCAGCAGTATCTCCACATATGGAAGTTTCTTGAACCTCTCTGTTCCCACAGCTACATAGCTTTGCCCACTCTCCAGTTCTTCTGTGGAGGTCACTGTGAAGCCCTCCAGAGTACAAAGCCTGAGAGGTAAAAGGAGAAATGATTATGGAAATGAAAACAACCTTAAAAATGTCTAAGGATATAAATATGACATGCTTCATAAGTTCACTATAAAATAGAATGTGTGACTGAATAAAAAACCTGCGCACGGCTCCTGTGCGAAGCATGGCTTTTTCAGAAATGAGGCTCAGGATCTGCTCTAGATTTTTCTGCATGTTGCGGGGAATGATAAGACGCATGGCAGGACTGAGGATGTCTCCATTCCTAAATACACTACGTGTGAGTGTGAGAAAAGGAATGAAGAATAGATCTCTTGTGAAAGGatgaaaaaaaaacggtttaacAGAGGTCAAACTTTGAATGTGCAGTTCTCACTGTATGATGCAGGGCAGAGTGATGGCTTTCCTCCATTTTGCAGACACATTAGGCCTGACAAGTGCTTTAGCCTGTAAAAAgagttatatattatttaatgccAATTATATATCAGAACAGTTGATTCTGATTAGTCAATCACAGCATTCTGAGGTCATGTCTCTCAATTTACTTTGCGGCCACTTTATTGTCACATAATAAATTTAAtggaaatcaatatttcatgtccatttatttatttggcaacTGGCTGTGTAATAAGCAGGTTAATGTGCAGCCAGTGATTTTCCATCAGCGTAAATCAAAAATGCAGTGTGTGCTGACGCTGAGTCAGTGTCCCCTGCTCTCAAGGTTATTATCATCAGTGGTTTTAGCAGCTCTGTGTGCAGCATTAAAGGGTCGGGCACTTAAACATGCCCTAACAAGCTTTCTAATCTGATAACACAAACTCCCCTGGCCTTCTATTGTTGGAAGGGACAATAACACCCCTCACTCCCTCTCCTTCTCTTTATAACACACTTCAGCTAAGCATCCACAGCAACATAAAAACACAGACACAACATAACACCCCAATAGACAGAAAAAACAAGGCACACTGACTCTATCTGGTATGATTTTTGATACCTAAATTCAAACTTTAGAATACCATGACTTATAGGTTAATATAGGTAAATAAACAGAAAGTATTGAACTCTCACATGTATACCTGGGCTGGttccacagctctgcacagtggACCTTTCTTCTGTCCCGAAGTCAGATAACTAAATATTTACAGAAAAGACGAGCCAAATATGATGCATCTTTTAGCCATCATCATGTATATAGCCTGataaaccagaaaaaaataaatctagaATATAATTTCATGATGAAAATTTAATTAACACCTCTCTAAAAGGTTATTTCAATGCACACATTTAGAAAGATAGGATAAGTATACTTctcaatataaaacatatattataCTTATATACAGTTCGAAATGTGAGCTGAGGGGAACTGACTTTATACATCTACTAAAAATAACTGAGGCAGTTGGATACAAATTTTTCATAaacagtagtattttttttttttttactttttaaatttctttGTAGATGCCACATGGTTTATTTtatggtgttattttagtattatttatatactattataatacataataatattttgatatatgaatatattatctATTATATATTTTCAGAGTTGGAGTAGGTTTCATCTTAATTTCAGCTTTACTAATTTTGTATaagtttgagatttttttttagcttttatcatttagttttttttaaagtttaaatacttataattttttcagtttctgaaaacaattttcagttttagttttaattaacaataacaatacagaCTGATATTTAATGTAATTCATACAAACCAGGTACCACTGATTCTCAGCATCTAGTTCAGACCATTGAACACTGATGGAAAGTATTTTTGTTTAgcttattgtcattatgaatgTATTAACACTTACTCTAGTTTCTTAAAGCGCTCAAACCCTGCGGCTACATACTGTGCCCCTTGCTGTAGGTCAGTAAGGTCTGTGACCCGATGGCCGTAGTGTGGCGTATAAAGAGTTCGAACCGCTAATGGAGCTCCAATACTGAGAGTGATGTCATTAAGAAACGCATCCATGGTGGAGATTTGCCTCTGGTTTACCACAAATCTCCTTCCTGATCCAGAAAGACATTCATATAGAGACatatatttaaaacacacacaaagtttcaTTTCAGACATATGCATGTCTTTGAGAGAGCGGTGAAAGTGATACATGTTGCACACATCACTGCAGTAAAATTTTAAAGCCCTGTGTGTGCAACAAACAACCCAACAAAACGGTTTCAGAACCAGATCTAACCTGAAAAGAAGGGGTCTCCATTTCTGTAGACCATCACACTCTTGACTGGAGGCAGGTGACTGGTGACACCAGTGGATGCCATGACCCAAAACTAGCCACATTAACATACACatgtaaaataaacacaaactcaGAGCAACTCCTTCATTGGATAACTTCTGTCATCAAATTTAACTAAAGGTGTGTTAATAACACTGaaaaagtacaaatccaaacCTTTATTTACACCTTAAATGCCCCAAAACTCACAAATTGATTCACTCACAGCTCAGAGAAGCATTCACATGTTTAAGCAaatccacacacactcacaaaataCTTACAGAGAAAGCTTGTTATCCAGTTGATCACCTGGAGAAAACCCCGGAGTTCATCTGTTATTTATGCTGATTATTTTTCAGCGTTTATTTCTAATATTAAAGCACTGAGCGTGAGAGAGTCAGACACCTCATCCAGACTCCCTCCCTCTCGCACACACTGGAGTGTTTCCTGGTTGCCATGGCAGCATTGCTAACAATGGCGGCGGCCTTTGTGAGATTTTACAACCAGCAACAACAAGACGGAGAGAGAGGGCCGCAGAAATACTTAcaattataaattacataatctaatctttt
Above is a genomic segment from Carassius carassius chromosome 30, fCarCar2.1, whole genome shotgun sequence containing:
- the LOC132110552 gene encoding doublecortin domain-containing protein 2-like isoform X2 — encoded protein: MASTGVTSHLPPVKSVMVYRNGDPFFSGRRFVVNQRQISTMDAFLNDITLSIGAPLAVRTLYTPHYGHRVTDLTDLQQGAQYVAAGFERFKKLDYLTSGQKKGPLCRAVEPAQAKALVRPNVSAKWRKAITLPCIIQNGDILSPAMRLIIPRNMQKNLEQILSLISEKAMLRTGAVRRLCTLEGFTVTSTEELESGQSYVAVGTERFKKLPYVEILLNKATGNSADRHYTGDRGLQRRIESRKMFPQESHSDSTLMNLPEREGRRVKSTGDEVERESSPQPVKRRGRRGEREENSVFYARPVRVRRHPPTNRPPPRTAIDEPSVFKASKSRMREEVRGAEEVTEDENTAVELPIDQREAGVVEDEELIESNHFNTANTNHRNSAELHRPSSELIVSERETWEDTSAPQREAQQGYTSSKESQHDTNKQDVESPKRHSRSSSSSSSPKVSKHSPRSEVTQHKPNGVSHEEQTDRDAERPLQAEDDAGDRDAPY
- the LOC132110552 gene encoding doublecortin domain-containing protein 2-like isoform X3, translating into MASTGVTSHLPPVKSVMVYRNGDPFFSGRRFVVNQRQISTMDAFLNDITLSIGAPLAVRTLYTPHYGHRVTDLTDLQQGAQYVAAGFERFKKLDYLTSGQKKGPLCRAVEPAQAKALVRPNVSAKWRKAITLPCIIHVFRNGDILSPAMRLIIPRNMQKNLEQILSLISEKAMLRTGAVRRLCTLEGFTVTSTEELESGQSYVAVGTERFKKLPYVEILLNKATGNSADRHYTGDRGLQRRIEESHSDSTLMNLPEREGRRVKSTGDEVERESSPQPVKRRGRRGEREENSVFYARPVRVRRHPPTNRPPPRTAIDEPSVFKASKSRMREEVRGAEEVTEDENTAVELPIDQREAGVVEDEELIESNHFNTANTNHRNSAELHRPSSELIVSERETWEDTSAPQREAQQGYTSSKESQHDTNKQDVESPKRHSRSSSSSSSPKVSKHSPRSEVTQHKPNGVSHEEQTDRDAERPLQAEDDAGDRDAPY
- the LOC132110552 gene encoding doublecortin domain-containing protein 2-like isoform X1, whose translation is MASTGVTSHLPPVKSVMVYRNGDPFFSGRRFVVNQRQISTMDAFLNDITLSIGAPLAVRTLYTPHYGHRVTDLTDLQQGAQYVAAGFERFKKLDYLTSGQKKGPLCRAVEPAQAKALVRPNVSAKWRKAITLPCIIHVFRNGDILSPAMRLIIPRNMQKNLEQILSLISEKAMLRTGAVRRLCTLEGFTVTSTEELESGQSYVAVGTERFKKLPYVEILLNKATGNSADRHYTGDRGLQRRIESRKMFPQESHSDSTLMNLPEREGRRVKSTGDEVERESSPQPVKRRGRRGEREENSVFYARPVRVRRHPPTNRPPPRTAIDEPSVFKASKSRMREEVRGAEEVTEDENTAVELPIDQREAGVVEDEELIESNHFNTANTNHRNSAELHRPSSELIVSERETWEDTSAPQREAQQGYTSSKESQHDTNKQDVESPKRHSRSSSSSSSPKVSKHSPRSEVTQHKPNGVSHEEQTDRDAERPLQAEDDAGDRDAPY